In a genomic window of Nomascus leucogenys isolate Asia chromosome 4, Asia_NLE_v1, whole genome shotgun sequence:
- the LOC100605497 gene encoding 7-alpha-hydroxycholest-4-en-3-one 12-alpha-hydroxylase isoform X1, whose amino-acid sequence MVLWGPVLGALLVVIAGYLCLPGMLRQRRPREPPLDKGTVPWLGHAMAFRKNMFEFLKGMRTKHGDVFTVQLGGQYFTFVMDPLSFGPILKDTQRKLDFGQYAKKLVLKVFGYRSVQGDHEMIHSASTKHLRGDGLKDLNETMLDSLSFVMLTSKGWSLDASCWHEDSLFHFCYYILFTAGYLSLFGYTKDKEQDLLQAGELFVEFRKFDLLFPRFVYSLLWPREWLEVGRLQRLFHKMLSVSHSQEKEGISNWLGNMLQFLREQGVPSAMQDKFNFMMLWASQGNTGPTSFWALLFLLKHPEAIRAVREEATQVLGEARLETKQSFAFKLSALQHTPVLDSVVEETLRLRAAPTLLRLVHEDYTLKMSSGQEYLFRHGDILALFPYLSVHMDPDIHPEPTVFKYDRFLNPNGSRKADFFKAGKKIHHYTMPWGSGVSICPGRFFALSEVKLFILLMVTHFDLELVDPDTPLPHVDPQRWGFGTTQPSHDVRFRYRLHPTE is encoded by the coding sequence ATGGTGCTCTGGGGTCCAGTGCTGGGAGCTCTGCTGGTGGTCATTGCTGGATACCTGTGCCTGCCAGGGATGCTCCGACAACGCAGGCCACGGGAGCCCCCTCTGGACAAGGGTACCGTGCCCTGGCTTGGCCATGCCATGGCTTTCCGGAAGAATATGTTTGAATTTCTGAAGGGCATGAGGACCAAGCATGGGGATGTGTTCACAGTGCAGCTAGGGGGCCAGTACTTCACCTTCGTCATGGACCCCCTCTCCTTTGGCCCCATCCTCAAGGACACACAGAGAAAACTAGACTTTGGGCAATATGCAAAAAAACTGGTGCTGAAGGTATTTGGATACCGTTCAGTGCAAGGGGACCATGAGATGATACACTCAGCCAGCACCAAGCATCTGAGGGGGGATGGCTTGAAGGATCTTAATGAGACCATGCTGGACAGCCTGTCCTTTGTAATGCTGACGTCCAAAGGCTGGAGTCTGGATGCCAGTTGCTGGCATGAGGACAGCCTCTTTCACTTCTGCTATTACATCTTGTTCACAGCTGGCTACCTGAGCTTGTTCGGCTACACGAAGGACAAGGAGCAGGACCTGCTACAGGCAGGAGAGTTATTCGTGGAGTTCCGCAAGTTTGACCTTCTTTTCCCCAGGTTTGTCTACTCCCTGCTGTGGCCCCGGGAGTGGCTAGAAGTGGGCCGACTCCAGCGTCTCTTTCACAAGATGCTCTCCGTGAGCCACAGCCAGGAGAAGGAGGGCATCAGCAACTGGCTGGGCAACATGCTTCAGTTTCTGAGGGAGCAGGGGGTACCCTCAGCTATGCAGGACAAGTTCAACTTCATGATGCTCTGGGCCTCCCAGGGGAACACAGGGCCTACCTCTTTCTGGGCCCTCTTGTTCCTCCTGAAGCACCCAGAAGCTATTCGGGCTGTGAGGGAGGAAGCTACCCAGGTCCTGGGTGAGGCCAGGCTGGAGACCAAGCAGTCCTTTGCCTTCAAACTCAGTGCCCTGCAACACACCCCAGTTCTGGACAGCGTGGTGGAGGAGACGCTGCGGCTGAGGGCTGCACCCACCCTCCTCAGGTTGGTTCATGAAGACTATACTCTGAAGATGTCCAGTGGGCAGGAGTATCTGTTCCGCCATGGAGACATCCTGGCCCTCTTTCCCTACCTCTCAGTGCACATGGACCCTGACATCCACCCTGAGCCCACTGTCTTCAAGTACGATCGCTTCCTCAACCCTAATGGCAGCCGGAAAGCGGACTTCTTCAAGGCAGGCAAGAAGATCCACCACTACACCATGCCCTGGGGTTCGGGCGTTTCCATCTGTCCTGGGAGGTTCTTTGCACTCAGTGAGGTGAAGCTCTTTATCCTGCTTATGGTCACACACTTTGACTTAGAGTTGGTGGACCCTGACACACCACTACCCCATGTTGACCCGCAGCGCTGGGGTTTTGGCACCACACAGCCCAGCCATGATGTGCGCTTCCGCTACCGCCTGCATCCTACAGAGTGA
- the LOC100605497 gene encoding 7-alpha-hydroxycholest-4-en-3-one 12-alpha-hydroxylase isoform X2, whose amino-acid sequence MVLWGPVLGALLVVIAGYLCLPGMLRQRRPREPPLDKGTVPWLGHAMAFRKNMFEFLKGMRTKHGDVFTVQLGGQYFTFVMDPLSFGPILKDTQRKLDFGQYAKKLVLKVFGYRSVQGDHEMIHSASTKHLRGDGLKDLNETMLDSLSFVMLTSKGWSLDASCWHEDSLFHFCYYILFTAGYLSLFGYTKDKEQDLLQAGELFVEFRKFDLLFPRFVYSLLWPREWLEVGRLQRLFHKMLSVSHSQEKEGISNWLGNMLQFLREQGVPSAMQDKFNFMMLWASQGNTGPTSFWALLFLLKHPEAIRAVREEATQVLGEARLETKQSFAFKLSALQHTPVLDSVVEETLRLRAAPTLLRLVHEDYTLKMSSGQEYLFRHGDILALFPYLSVHMDPDIHPEPTVFKYDRFLNPNGSRKADFFKAGKKIHHYTMPWGSGVSICPGRFFALSEADFERNVDSGPQLTVSMIP is encoded by the exons ATGGTGCTCTGGGGTCCAGTGCTGGGAGCTCTGCTGGTGGTCATTGCTGGATACCTGTGCCTGCCAGGGATGCTCCGACAACGCAGGCCACGGGAGCCCCCTCTGGACAAGGGTACCGTGCCCTGGCTTGGCCATGCCATGGCTTTCCGGAAGAATATGTTTGAATTTCTGAAGGGCATGAGGACCAAGCATGGGGATGTGTTCACAGTGCAGCTAGGGGGCCAGTACTTCACCTTCGTCATGGACCCCCTCTCCTTTGGCCCCATCCTCAAGGACACACAGAGAAAACTAGACTTTGGGCAATATGCAAAAAAACTGGTGCTGAAGGTATTTGGATACCGTTCAGTGCAAGGGGACCATGAGATGATACACTCAGCCAGCACCAAGCATCTGAGGGGGGATGGCTTGAAGGATCTTAATGAGACCATGCTGGACAGCCTGTCCTTTGTAATGCTGACGTCCAAAGGCTGGAGTCTGGATGCCAGTTGCTGGCATGAGGACAGCCTCTTTCACTTCTGCTATTACATCTTGTTCACAGCTGGCTACCTGAGCTTGTTCGGCTACACGAAGGACAAGGAGCAGGACCTGCTACAGGCAGGAGAGTTATTCGTGGAGTTCCGCAAGTTTGACCTTCTTTTCCCCAGGTTTGTCTACTCCCTGCTGTGGCCCCGGGAGTGGCTAGAAGTGGGCCGACTCCAGCGTCTCTTTCACAAGATGCTCTCCGTGAGCCACAGCCAGGAGAAGGAGGGCATCAGCAACTGGCTGGGCAACATGCTTCAGTTTCTGAGGGAGCAGGGGGTACCCTCAGCTATGCAGGACAAGTTCAACTTCATGATGCTCTGGGCCTCCCAGGGGAACACAGGGCCTACCTCTTTCTGGGCCCTCTTGTTCCTCCTGAAGCACCCAGAAGCTATTCGGGCTGTGAGGGAGGAAGCTACCCAGGTCCTGGGTGAGGCCAGGCTGGAGACCAAGCAGTCCTTTGCCTTCAAACTCAGTGCCCTGCAACACACCCCAGTTCTGGACAGCGTGGTGGAGGAGACGCTGCGGCTGAGGGCTGCACCCACCCTCCTCAGGTTGGTTCATGAAGACTATACTCTGAAGATGTCCAGTGGGCAGGAGTATCTGTTCCGCCATGGAGACATCCTGGCCCTCTTTCCCTACCTCTCAGTGCACATGGACCCTGACATCCACCCTGAGCCCACTGTCTTCAAGTACGATCGCTTCCTCAACCCTAATGGCAGCCGGAAAGCGGACTTCTTCAAGGCAGGCAAGAAGATCCACCACTACACCATGCCCTGGGGTTCGGGCGTTTCCATCTGTCCTGGGAGGTTCTTTGCACTCAGTGAG GCAGACTTCGAAAGAAATGTTGACTCGGGTCCTCAGTTGACCGTATCTATGATACCATGA
- the ACKR2 gene encoding atypical chemokine receptor 2 isoform X2 gives MTQGCLSAKLSTTGRRDWALPSNMAATASPQPLTTEDAGSENTSFYYYDYLDEVAFMLCRKDAVVSFGKVFLPVFYSLIFVLGLSGNLLLLMVLLRYVPRRRMAEIYLLNLAISNLLFLVTLPFWGISVAWHWVFGNFLCKTVSTLYTINFYSGIFFISCMSLDKYLEIVHAQPYHRLRTRAKSLLLATIVWAVSLAASIPDMVFVQTHENPKGVWNCHADFGGHGTIWKLFLRFQQNLLGFLLPLLAMIFFYSRIGCVLVRLRPAGQGRALKIAAALVVAFFVLWFPYNLTVFLHTLLDLQVFGNCEVSQHLDYALQVTESIAFLHCCFSPILYAFSSHRFRRYLKAFLAAMLGWHLAPGTAQASLSSCYESSILTAQEEMTGMNDLGERQSENSPNKEDVGNKSV, from the coding sequence CACTACAGGACGTCGGGACTGGGCACTTCCCTCCAACATGGCCGCCACTGCTTCTCCGCAGCCACTCACCACTGAGGATGCCGGTTCTGAGAATACCAGCTTCTATTACTATGACTACCTGGATGAGGTGGCCTTCATGCTCTGCAGGAAGGATGCAGTGGTGTCCTTTGGCAAAGTCTTCCTCCCAGTCTTCTATAGCCTGATTTTTGTGTTGGGCCTGAGCGGGAACCTCCTTCTTCTCATGGTCTTGCTCCGGTACGTGCCTCGCAGGCGGATGGCTGAGATCTATCTGCTGAATCTGGCCATCTCCAACCTTCTGTTTCTGGTGACACTGCCCTTCTGGGGCATCTCCGTGGCCTGGCATTGGGTCTTTGGGAATTTCTTGTGCAAGACGGTGAGCACTCTTTATACTATTAACTTCTACAGTGGCATCTTTTTCATTAGCTGCATGAGCCTGGACAAGTACCTGGAGATCGTTCATGCTCAGCCCTACCACAGGCTGAGGACCCGGGCCAAGAGCCTGCTCCTTGCTACCATAGTATGGGCTGTGTCCCTGGCCGCCTCCATCCCTGATATGGTCTTTGTACAGACACATGAAAATCCCAAGGGTGTGTGGAACTGCCACGCGGATTTCGGCGGGCATGGGACCATTTGGAAGCTCTTCCTCCGCTTCCAGCAGAACCTCCTAGGGTTTCTTCTTCCACTCCTTGCCATGATCTTCTTCTACTCCCGTATTGGTTGTGTCTTGGTGAGGCTGAGGCCCGCAGGCCAGGGCCGGGCTTTAAAAATAGCTGCAGCCCTGGTGGTGGCCTTCTTCGTGCTATGGTTCCCATACAATCTCACCGTGTTTCTGCATACGCTGTTGGACCTGCAAGTATTCGGGAACTGTGAGGTCAGCCAGCATCTAGACTACGCACTCCAGGTGACAGAGAGCATCGCCTTCCTTCACTGCTGCTTTTCCCCCATCCTGTATGCCTTCTCCAGTCACCGCTTCCGCCGGTACCTGAAGGCTTTCCTGGCTGCCATGCTTGGATGGCACCTGGCACCTGGCACTGCCCAGGCCTCATTATCCAGCTGTTATGAGAGCAGCATACTTACTGCCCAAGAAGAAATGACTGGCATGAATGACCTTGGGGAGAGGCAGTCTGAGAACTCCCCTAACAAGGAGGATGTGGGGAATAAATCAGTCTGA
- the ACKR2 gene encoding atypical chemokine receptor 2 isoform X1, whose protein sequence is MKKLKMMLGRPFSTTGRRDWALPSNMAATASPQPLTTEDAGSENTSFYYYDYLDEVAFMLCRKDAVVSFGKVFLPVFYSLIFVLGLSGNLLLLMVLLRYVPRRRMAEIYLLNLAISNLLFLVTLPFWGISVAWHWVFGNFLCKTVSTLYTINFYSGIFFISCMSLDKYLEIVHAQPYHRLRTRAKSLLLATIVWAVSLAASIPDMVFVQTHENPKGVWNCHADFGGHGTIWKLFLRFQQNLLGFLLPLLAMIFFYSRIGCVLVRLRPAGQGRALKIAAALVVAFFVLWFPYNLTVFLHTLLDLQVFGNCEVSQHLDYALQVTESIAFLHCCFSPILYAFSSHRFRRYLKAFLAAMLGWHLAPGTAQASLSSCYESSILTAQEEMTGMNDLGERQSENSPNKEDVGNKSV, encoded by the exons ATGAAGAAGCTGAAGATGATGTTGGGAAGGCCCTTCAG CACTACAGGACGTCGGGACTGGGCACTTCCCTCCAACATGGCCGCCACTGCTTCTCCGCAGCCACTCACCACTGAGGATGCCGGTTCTGAGAATACCAGCTTCTATTACTATGACTACCTGGATGAGGTGGCCTTCATGCTCTGCAGGAAGGATGCAGTGGTGTCCTTTGGCAAAGTCTTCCTCCCAGTCTTCTATAGCCTGATTTTTGTGTTGGGCCTGAGCGGGAACCTCCTTCTTCTCATGGTCTTGCTCCGGTACGTGCCTCGCAGGCGGATGGCTGAGATCTATCTGCTGAATCTGGCCATCTCCAACCTTCTGTTTCTGGTGACACTGCCCTTCTGGGGCATCTCCGTGGCCTGGCATTGGGTCTTTGGGAATTTCTTGTGCAAGACGGTGAGCACTCTTTATACTATTAACTTCTACAGTGGCATCTTTTTCATTAGCTGCATGAGCCTGGACAAGTACCTGGAGATCGTTCATGCTCAGCCCTACCACAGGCTGAGGACCCGGGCCAAGAGCCTGCTCCTTGCTACCATAGTATGGGCTGTGTCCCTGGCCGCCTCCATCCCTGATATGGTCTTTGTACAGACACATGAAAATCCCAAGGGTGTGTGGAACTGCCACGCGGATTTCGGCGGGCATGGGACCATTTGGAAGCTCTTCCTCCGCTTCCAGCAGAACCTCCTAGGGTTTCTTCTTCCACTCCTTGCCATGATCTTCTTCTACTCCCGTATTGGTTGTGTCTTGGTGAGGCTGAGGCCCGCAGGCCAGGGCCGGGCTTTAAAAATAGCTGCAGCCCTGGTGGTGGCCTTCTTCGTGCTATGGTTCCCATACAATCTCACCGTGTTTCTGCATACGCTGTTGGACCTGCAAGTATTCGGGAACTGTGAGGTCAGCCAGCATCTAGACTACGCACTCCAGGTGACAGAGAGCATCGCCTTCCTTCACTGCTGCTTTTCCCCCATCCTGTATGCCTTCTCCAGTCACCGCTTCCGCCGGTACCTGAAGGCTTTCCTGGCTGCCATGCTTGGATGGCACCTGGCACCTGGCACTGCCCAGGCCTCATTATCCAGCTGTTATGAGAGCAGCATACTTACTGCCCAAGAAGAAATGACTGGCATGAATGACCTTGGGGAGAGGCAGTCTGAGAACTCCCCTAACAAGGAGGATGTGGGGAATAAATCAGTCTGA